A window of Chaetodon trifascialis isolate fChaTrf1 chromosome 3, fChaTrf1.hap1, whole genome shotgun sequence genomic DNA:
TAAATTTAATGTCAGCAATATTAAAATACTGCAGGATTAAAGgtgcaataaaaatacagtactgaggtgatttacagcagctctgacccGGACTCTGACTCCAGagacaacaaagacacagcGGGTTCAGGCAGGGACAAGAGAGGCATAAAGTGGGAGAGGACTTAGAGGGAGGTCAACCATCAGTCAGCACCCAGCTCGGGGGCCTGAGCTATTTTATACTATCAGACTATTGCCTTTTGAGATGCGAAGTGGCTTTATGTGACAGGACAGGTCGAGGCTAgttggttagcatgctaacttcactACTGTAGGTATCTCTGCAATTTAAAACATAAGCGTCTTTGACACAGTGTCAAAGCTGTTATTTCTACACATTCTGTTGAGTtcatttttgaacattttaagcTAAAATTCCTCCATATGGCACCTTTAAAACAACTCTGGTATTCATATAGATGTCAGGTGGAGCGATCAGGAACATCTTACATCATCAACTCAGCACCGCTTTGTTTTTACTCTCCCTTTTTGTAGCTGGGAGCGCAGGGTGGACCCGATGGGTAGGGTGTACTATGTGGACCACATAACCCGAACGACCACGTGGCAACGCCCCACCCAGGAGTCAGTGCGTAACTATGAGGAGTGGCAGCACCAGCGCAGCCAGTTGCAGGGAGCCATGCAGCAGTTTAACCAGAGGTTCATATATGGGGTGAGAGCAGTCACCATCTTTTTTTTACTGGATTTATTAAATACACCGCACTGCTTGACTGAAAcatccactctgtgtgtgtgtgcgtgcgtgcgtgcgtgcgtgcgtgcgtgcgtgcgtgcgtgcgtgcgcgcgcactgGAGGATTCAAGTTTCCATATCACAGTGATAGtttttattttcccattttaGGCTTATTTACTTGATTTTATAAGCTGTGCATGAATTACAAAGGTTACACCTATTGTGATTCTTCGATTTGTTTACAGTctattaaacaaaaataaaataaacccaTAACCACCTCGGGGGTTCCCAGCATAGGAAACATGGCTGTAAACTGCTCCAGTCTTTGCCATTTCTCTTATTTAGCATGAACAGCCAGTGAGCGACCGGTCACTGTTATTCAACCGCTGTACTGTGTTCACAAGTGAAACAACATtagttaaaaacagaaacaacacaaagcactACATGATACATTttagacttttatttatttaatttttttgttaaCTGTAGTAAATCTAAGTGTCCCATTCTCTCTCTGGCTTAGCTCCAAGACCAGTTGGTCGCCACAGCCAATAAAGAGTTTGACCCGATGGGACCACTGCCACATGGTTGGGGTAAGTGTAGCTGAGCATTTATTTAAGCTGCGTTTACTGAAAAGCACAGTAAAGATGTTTTCTAGGCCCGGTCTGTGAGTAGAAATGCATGGTAACGAACTGATACTGAAAagtatctattttttttatgtcagaGAAAAGAACAGACACCAACGGCAGAGTGTATTTTGTTCATCACCCGACTCGGACGACGCAGTGGGAGGACCCCAGGACGCAAGGGTGAGTGTAtgcctgtgcgtgtgtctgtgtgcatgtaccATGTGTGTCAATGACTCAGTCTGACTTGGCTGTAATTTTGTTATATTGTCTGTAAGAGGCGCCAATGTGCCAGCAACTTGCTCTGCTGCGCATTTCTAAAACACTTCAGAGTAAGGAATCAGTGCTAACCGGCATTAGCAGCGGAGAATGGAGAGACATGTATTTGATCCTTCTTTAGGTTCAGAAAGTAGTGGAATTAACAACCCTCTTAATGTGGGACATTACTCTTATCTGCTCCAACACttagcagagctgcagaggtgccCTAACCTGTAATCATTTACCAGTGGGTGCATAGTGACAGGACAAACACATGCCAACAATGTGGAAAGTGTGGAAATATCGAATGTAGAAAGTTAAACATAACTGAAAGTTTCAGTGGATTCAAACATTTTCGTTACAACATAATCACTCATCATCAATCATTAATAAAGTGCTGCTAATGAGGAAGTTAAGAGAAAGAGCATCTGATTAAACACTGCTGAGTGTCACCGATGATGGCTGTGAACCAGTGCGGAGGAAGCTCCTGCTTTCTGTATCTTAAGGGCacgtttttatttttagcatttccCACTTTATATTCATGTTGGTAGGCTCTTGACCCTTTAAGTTAAGATGTAAATTTCAGTATTGGACACTTctgatttcaaaataatatATTTCAAAGATCTTAAATTATTGTGTTAAAATATGTTGCACATTAAATCAGTCTGAGGATGTGAGTGAATGTCCGTCAAATATCCTGTGACCCTGTTTATGTCAAGAAAACCTCAGTGTTGAGAAATGCTGCTTTAGGGCAATCATAGTCTGAGAAATGTGCAAATATGGCATATATTATAATCTGTGCTGTTTTAATGTGTACATGAATCATTCATGCTCCCATTAGTATTGTGGTTATTAGTCCATGTTTTCGCTTGTAATTTAATCCAGTTTCACTTGCAATGTAAATTTAATGTGTATCTGTTTATAATAACAGTTGGTTTgatgctttttctttgttcagGCTGCTGAATGATAAGCCCCTGCCAGAGGGTTGGGAGATGAGGTTCACTGTGGATGGTATTCCCTACTTTGTAGACCACAACCGGAGAACCACAACCTACATTGACCCTCGCACAGGGAAATCCTCGCTGTAAGTTCTTGTTAGCTCTTTATCAAGTCATGGATTTGAATAAAGAGTGGCTCACACAGCGTTATCGAAATGTGCGTGTTTAATTGACATTGAAAATggttcttctgtgtttttctccacagtGAGAACGGACCACAGATCACCTACGTCAGGGACTTCAAAGCCAAAGTGCAATACTTCAGGTTCTGGTGTCAggtgtgtgcagcacaaacaggTGTTGAAACACTTGATCTCCCATGATAAAATCTTTCTTTATCTTCATGCTGCTTTGCTGTGGGAACTCATGCCTCCAGTTCCTGAGCGTGCAAAGATAAAAGTTAATGTTCACTGGTGTACAAAGAAGTCAAATTGTAagtatttatattgtttttttaccCTCTCCCAGCAATTGTCGATGCCTCAGCACATTAAGATCACCGTCTCCCGTAAAACCTTGTTTGAGGACTCATTCCAGCAGGTGCGCATTTCAATATACTGTTGTTTCAGTTCTCGCTTTAACAGCATGATCTTGTCAGCGTTTGAGGTGCTGAACCCTTTTAATTCTGTGTCTACATTTGAAGATCATGAGCTTCCACCCTCAAGATCTGAGGCGGAGACTGTGGATCATTTTCCCCGGAGAGGAAGGCTTGGACTACGGAGGCGTGGCCAGGTAACTGAATTTTGTGTAATTGCATCCAACTGTATGACTCGTAAGGTGtgttttgttctcatttgtAGATTTTTTGACAACACCCTTACCACGCAAAAAGGAAAACTTGTAACTTAACCAGTATGACCACTTCctcttaattgtttttttttttttttgtcgtctGTGCTCATTTTTCCAGGGAATGGTTCTTCCTGCTCTCTCATGAAGTTCTGAACCCCATGTACTGTTTGTTTGAGTACGCTGGCAAGGACAACTACTGTCTGCAGATCAACCCTGCCTCCTACATCAACCCTGATCACCTCAAGTACTTCAAGTTCATAGGACGCTTCATTGCCATGGTACTTGCACTATTTGCCAACACAATTACTTATTGTGCCATCAGTATTTGAACTGGAGGTTATGGCATCATGTGTAAATCATAAAATATTATATACAATCGTCTTTGTTCCTTTCCAGGCGTTATTCCACGGCAAATTCATCGACACAGGTTTCTCCCTCCCCTTCTACAAGCGGATTCTGAACAAACCTCTGGCTCTCAAAGACCTGGAGTCCATAGATCCAGAGTTCTACAACTCTCTCATCTGGATCAAGTAGGTCTGGGGATACAAACCTTAATGTTTAACCCTTAATGGGGAGGGTTTGCATGATCCACAGGCTGGATGGTGTGGTGCTCATTTGCTGTGATGTACCCTAAGCTGTTATTTTTATGATATTTCACTGTTCAACAGCAGTACACAAGCACCATTTCCTTTACAAATAAGATGATATTTCTGTTTCCAGTTACCACAAGTCCAACATATTTATAATCTAGAGCCCTGCAACACTTGTCACAttcattttgagtcatttggaggttttaaaagaaaatcttATTTGCTTGCCTGCCAGGAGTTAGATTAGAAGATCAATGGCTGTGTTATGTGCCCGACTGTTCCTTGGCCTGGACCAGTTGCCAGGCCGTCCCCGCCCCCCCATTTTCTActctttatgcaaagctaagttttgcagtgtttgactctgcagacatgagagtggtattgatcttctcctccaactctctgctgtgtttctgaaaatgttCAGCTATTCCTATTGAAGAGTTacttccacttttttttttttttaaatttccatttctctcccttCATATTTCATCCAGCCACCAAAATTAGGATggcaaatgaataaatgtgcaAGATTTCATCTTGGTGCTACAGTTACTGGGCAAATGAAAAGGACCATATATCAGTGGTCACGGGTCTAATTAAAGGCAATTTTTCTCCCAATTCATGCCTGCTCAGTGCCCTCATGTTACAAATCAGGATTGGGATATTTTCAAAGTCTGCCATCAGCATGATTCTTGTTTGCTTCATGTATTGTGATGCAGATCCAGTTCAAGATGCAGAAAAATTTGCCAACATTTTCTCTTGCTGATGAAAAGGCTTCAGAGGAGTGTGTAGCCTGGTGTACGTATGCGCTCTCTGATTGCTAATGATAATGACTCTCTGGCCTGCAGGGATAATAACATAGAAGAGTGTGGCCTGGAGATGTTCTTCTCAGTTGACAAAGAGATCCTGGGGGAGGTCACCACCCATGAGCTGAAACCAGATGGAGGGAACATCCAAGTAACTGAGGAGAATAAGGAGGAATACATCAGGTACAGCCGCATCGCTACTGCTTCTCATCCTCCATCTGTCAGCTGCCGCATTTACAATCCTCTGTGTATCTAACACACAACAGATAACACTGATAGTCTTATAACTGTAGTTAATAGTAGTGTAATTTTAGTGTCACACATTAACATCTCCCACAGTTGATCTCTGACAGTATTGTATGTGAACCAAGTATTCCCATTTCCCTGTACTGAATATAAACAGGAGGAGAATAACATAATTTAAAGGAGAGTTGATGTACATGTACACGTTAATGTacttcaaaattcaaaatgaggTATTTTTAACTTGATGATTTAACAACTTCCTCATTTTCTAAGCATTATTTCATCATGTTTATCTTCATATCTCTGTATGCAGGTTGGTGGCCGAGTGGAGGCTGTCCAGAGGTGTGGAGGAGCAGACTCAAGCATTCTTTGAGGGCTTCAACGAAGTTTTGCCCCAGCAATACCTTCAATACTTTGACGCTAAGGAATTAGAGGTACTGAAGTAACTAgagcttttctctgcagccttTACATGAACATGGAGGTTTGGTGTGTGGGACACTGTTGGTCCTTGGAGAAAGTGTTGATTCTGCAAGCAAAAATCATCCAAATTTGACCTTGTGTCCTTCTGTCCTGCAGGTGATGCTGTGCGGGATGCAGGAGATAGACCTGGTGGACTGGCAGAGAAACACCATCTACAGGCATTACGCCCGAAGCAGCAAACAGATCCTCTGGTTCTGGCAGGTTGGTACATACTGTGCTTTCCAGTCAAACCGCAAGATCAAAACCCCATTTCTCATTCGTCCCTTCTCACTTTGCTTTTCTTACTATAGTACATCAATACAtgtgttcagttcatttttctTGAGCTGATAGCTCAGAGGCTGTGAGCCAGTGCTTCCAAAGTCAGAACTCTTAATAAAGCTAAGAAACACTTGAGGCTTGCTGAGCGCTCTTAACACAGAACGATCTGTTGACAGTTTGTGAAGGAGATGGACAACGAGAAGAGGATGagactgctgcagtttgtcacagGAACCTGTCGTCTTCCTGTGGGCGGCTTCGCTGACCTGATGGGTATGCAgagtacacacatgcacacacacgcacactctaTGCTGCAACCAGAATCGGCTTCTTGATTTCACGCTGACTGTTGTGCTTGTTATTGGTTCATATAGGAAGCA
This region includes:
- the itcha gene encoding itchy E3 ubiquitin protein ligase a codes for the protein MKAQLQVTVLSAKLKENKKNWFGPSPYVEVAVDGQSKRTEKCNNTHSPKWKQALTVIVTPVSKLNFRVWSHQTLKSDILLGMATLEISEILKANDLKLCEVVQTLQLCSYRDPQDIVGDLSVCLDGMQVDSETFASAEKEHATVPNGNTKQNGDTGNRSSRDTSPSSDSEEWVIVPNGHAVNGTGSPSRSPGGSNASRPPRPARPPPATPRRPAASPTSSSSSSPSELSEGPASDGSSQASASGCSNQQDDSGTGAAAAGSSNTASGPKPGTPASAALPTTTPRITPMNNGPLPPGWEQRVDQNGRVYYVDHIEKRTTWDRPEPLPTGWERRVDPMGRVYYVDHITRTTTWQRPTQESVRNYEEWQHQRSQLQGAMQQFNQRFIYGLQDQLVATANKEFDPMGPLPHGWEKRTDTNGRVYFVHHPTRTTQWEDPRTQGLLNDKPLPEGWEMRFTVDGIPYFVDHNRRTTTYIDPRTGKSSLENGPQITYVRDFKAKVQYFRFWCQQLSMPQHIKITVSRKTLFEDSFQQIMSFHPQDLRRRLWIIFPGEEGLDYGGVAREWFFLLSHEVLNPMYCLFEYAGKDNYCLQINPASYINPDHLKYFKFIGRFIAMALFHGKFIDTGFSLPFYKRILNKPLALKDLESIDPEFYNSLIWIKDNNIEECGLEMFFSVDKEILGEVTTHELKPDGGNIQVTEENKEEYIRLVAEWRLSRGVEEQTQAFFEGFNEVLPQQYLQYFDAKELEVMLCGMQEIDLVDWQRNTIYRHYARSSKQILWFWQFVKEMDNEKRMRLLQFVTGTCRLPVGGFADLMGSNGPQKFCIEKVGKENWLPRSHTCFNRLDLPPYKSYEQLKEKLMFAIEETEGFGQE